The following is a genomic window from Verrucosispora sp. WMMD573.
CTCGGTGGTTCCCCCCGTCGCCGCCGCCCCGGCGCGCGGTGTGCGATCGGACGAGAATCTCCCCGACCGTGTAGTACCAGATGCTACGGAAGACGTAGACGGCGTGGTCGGGGGTGCAGCCGTAGTCGATGGCGCCGGCCACCACCGCCTCGACCAACCCCAGGGGCGAGTCACCGAGCCGGGCGATGAATCCGTCGGTGGTGAGTACCTCGGCGGCCCACGGCCACGCCGCGAGCGCGTCGTGGATCGTGGCGGCAGCGGCGATGACGCGTTCCTGCGGTTCCTCCGGCAACCCAGGATGGGAGACCTGCTCGCCGTACTCGTTGATCAAGAGGAAAAGTAGGTCCTCTTTGTCCTGTACATGATGGTAAAGAGTGGTCGCCCCGACGCCGATCTCGGCGGCCAGCTTGCGGATGGTCAGCCTCTCCCATCCGTTGCGATCGATGAGGCCACGCGCGGCGGCCAGGATCTGGGCGCGAGATGTCGTCGGCGGTCTGCCTGCTTTGAGTCGCGGCGCATTGACTTGGGGCACCGCCCCATCATGCCCCCTCCACCAACCGGGCTGCTTCGAGGTGACGCGCTAGACAGCGACCCAAGGCCGATGCTAATTTCAGAACGCGTTCGAAAACTCGGCGCTACCCGTCACTACGACAGAGGACCGGTTTTGCGGTGACGAACAAGGCATTAGTCAACGGACAATCAGCAATCGACCGGGGCGCCCGGCCAGGGCTCACCCTGGCCGCAGTGGCCGTCGTGCAGTTCATGGTTTCGCTGGACCTGTCAGTCGTGAACCTCGGTCTCCCGGAGATCGCCGAGAGCCTCGGCTTCAGCGAACTGGGCCTGACCTGGGTGATCCACGCCTACGCCCTGGCCTTCGGCGGGCTGCTCCTGCTCGGCGGCAAGATCGCCGACCGGTACGGCCACAAGCGCATCCTGCTCATCGGGCTGGTCGTGTTCGGCATCGCCTCCCTCGCGGGCGGCTTCGCCGACGTGCCGGGGCACCTGGTGGCCGCCCGCGTCGCACAGGGTGTCGGGGCCGCCATGCTGGCACCCGCCGCGCTGGCGTTGCTGACCGCGACCTTCCCCAGCGGCAAGGCCCGGGTG
Proteins encoded in this region:
- a CDS encoding TetR/AcrR family transcriptional regulator — encoded protein: MPQVNAPRLKAGRPPTTSRAQILAAARGLIDRNGWERLTIRKLAAEIGVGATTLYHHVQDKEDLLFLLINEYGEQVSHPGLPEEPQERVIAAAATIHDALAAWPWAAEVLTTDGFIARLGDSPLGLVEAVVAGAIDYGCTPDHAVYVFRSIWYYTVGEILVRSHTARRGGGDGGNHRGAFFGNIDAEKLPHLAALGDRWAVLAPRDTYVDGLRALVNGLLAQGVRVES